The Canis lupus baileyi chromosome 28, mCanLup2.hap1, whole genome shotgun sequence genome has a segment encoding these proteins:
- the BHLHE22 gene encoding class E basic helix-loop-helix protein 22 produces the protein MERGLHLGAAAAGEDDLFLHKSLSASTAKRLEAAFRSTPPGMDLSLAPPPRERPASSSSSPLGCFEPADPEGAGLLLPPPGGGGGGAGGGGGGGGGVGVPGLLVGSAGVGGDPSLSSLPAGAALCLKYGEGAGRGSVAESSGGEQSPDDDSDGRCELVLRAGGGDPRASPGAGGGGGGKAAEGCSNAHLHGGASAPPGGPGGGGGGGGGGGGGGGGSGGGGGGGGGSSKKSKEQKALRLNINARERRRMHDLNDALDELRAVIPYAHSPSVRKLSKIATLLLAKNYILMQAQALEEMRRLVAYLNQGQAISAASLPSSAAAAAAAAALHPALGAYEQAAGYPFSAGLPPAASCPEKCALFNSVSSSLCKQCTEKP, from the coding sequence ATGGAGCGCGGGCTGCACCTCGGCGCGGCCGCCGCGGGCGAAGACGACCTCTTTCTGCACAAGAGCCTGAGCGCCTCCACCGCCAAGCGCTTGGAGGCGGCTTTCCGCTCCACGCCCCCGGGCATGGACCTGTCCCTGGCGCCGCCGCCCCGGGAGCGCCCGGCGTCGTCGTCCTCGTCGCCCCTGGGCTGCTTCGAGCCGGCTGACCCCGAGGGGGCAGGGCTGCTGCTGCCTCCGCCTGGGGGAGGCGgtggcggcgcgggcggcggcggcggcggcggcggcggggtggGCGTCCCCGGGCTGCTCGTGGGCTCTGCCGGCGTGGGGGGCGACCCCAGCCTGAGCAGCCTGCCGGCCGGGGCCGCCCTGTGCCTCAAGTACGGCGAGGGCGCGGGCCGGGGCTCGGTGGCCGAGAGCAGTGGCGGCGAGCAGAGCCCCGACGACGACAGCGACGGCCGCTGCGAGCTGGTGctgcgggccgggggcggcgACCCGCGGGCCTCCCCGggcgcgggaggcggcggcggcggcaaggCGGCCGAGGGCTGCTCCAACGCCCACCTCCACGGCGGCGCCAGCGCCCCCCCGGggggccccggcggcggcggcggcggcggcggcggcggcggcggcggcggcgggggcagcggcggcggcggcggcggcggcggcggcagcagcaagAAATCCAAAGAGCAGAAGGCGCTGCGGCTCAACATCAACGCCCGGGAGCGCCGGCGGATGCACGACCTGAACGACGCGCTGGACGAGCTGCGCGCGGTCATCCCCTACGCGCACAGCCCCTCGGTGCGGAAGCTCTCCAAGATCGCCACGCTGCTGCTCGCCAAGAACTACATCCTCATGCAGGCGCAGGCCCTAGAGGAGATGCGGCGCCTCGTCGCCTACCTCAACCAGGGCCAGGCCATCTCGGCCGCCTCCCTGCCCAgctccgcggcggcggcggcggcggccgctgCCCTGCACCCCGCGCTCGGCGCCTACGAGCAGGCCGCCGGCTACCCGTTCAGCGCCGGGCTGCCCCCGGCCGCCTCCTGCCCGGAGAAGTGCGCCCTGTTCAACAGCGTCTCCTCCAGCCTCTGCAAACAGTGCACGGAGAAGCCTTaa